Part of the Roseofilum reptotaenium CS-1145 genome, CGATCTCAATTTATCCCAACGCCGAATTGTTCCCCCTGCACAACAGAAAGTTTAGAGGTAGTGATTCTGTTCGCTTAAGCCCTGCGGTAGGATAATCAATGCGATCGCACTAAACATTCTTGAGAAAACACCCATGACTGTTGATACCATCTCCGCTAATAGCGTCCTGAATCAACTCCAGTGGCGTTATGCCACCAAAAAATTCGATCCGACGCGCAAAATTCCAGATCCGGTATGGAACGTCCTAGAGCAAAGCTTAGTCCTAACTCCTTCTTCCTTTGGACTGCAACCGTGGAAATTTTTTGTCCTCACAGACTCTCCTGTGCGCCAGCAGTTACTGGAGCATTCTTGGGGACAAACCCAAGTTGTAGAAGCTTCCCATTTAGTCGTATTGGCAATTAAAAAAGACTTTGGTGTAGCAGAAGCAGAGCGATATATCGAATATATGGCGCAAGTACGAAATACCCCCATCGAAAAACTAGAAGGGTTTGGGAAGATGGTTAAAGGGTTTTTGGGGAGATCGCCCGATCAATTTAATGTTGATGATTGGTCCACTCGGCAAGTCTATATCGCGATCGGTCAATTCATGACTACTGCTGCTATGCTAGGGGTAGACGCTTGTCCCATGGAAGGCTTTATCCCCGATAAATACGATGAAATCCTCGGATTAAGTGCAAAAGGCTATCATTCAGTTCTCCTCTGTCCTGCTGGATATCGTGCTGAAGACGATAAATACAGCCAACTACCCAAAGTTCGCTATCCGACCGAAGACATTGTAGAGTATATCCAGTAATCATTACAATCTTGAGGGTCAGTCTGAAGGTTTGACCCTCATCCCTCTAACGCATTAAACTCACTTACCCCCTAAAAAAC contains:
- a CDS encoding NAD(P)H-dependent oxidoreductase, producing the protein MTVDTISANSVLNQLQWRYATKKFDPTRKIPDPVWNVLEQSLVLTPSSFGLQPWKFFVLTDSPVRQQLLEHSWGQTQVVEASHLVVLAIKKDFGVAEAERYIEYMAQVRNTPIEKLEGFGKMVKGFLGRSPDQFNVDDWSTRQVYIAIGQFMTTAAMLGVDACPMEGFIPDKYDEILGLSAKGYHSVLLCPAGYRAEDDKYSQLPKVRYPTEDIVEYIQ